One window of the Polypterus senegalus isolate Bchr_013 chromosome 18, ASM1683550v1, whole genome shotgun sequence genome contains the following:
- the fbln5 gene encoding fibulin-5 produces MMTSVPAFPRMLLPLLLVLLLHHHGGHAQQTCSDGFHVDRQTRQCIDIDECRTIPNACRGEMQCINQNGGYLCIPRSMFSQTYPRPNAPSYPGMTYPNSYPPPPAPVPAPSYPSSGQPVICRFGYTLSEGNECVDIDECVANSHQCNPTQICINTEGGYTCSCTDGYWLVEGQCLDIDECRYGYCHQLCANIPGSYSCTCNPGFILNPDGRSCQDVDECEGENSCEHGCMNTYGSFICRCNAGFELGSDGLTCTDLDECSYSNLLCQHQCVNQPGSFFCICPPGYTIMADGTTCQDINECETGNATCTRTQECFNYQGGYKCLDPVRCEEPYILFGENRCMCQSENPGCRDKPFTVLYKFMDIAGGRTVPLDVFQMQATTRYPGVYFIFQIKSGNEGREFYMRQTGPYSATLVLTRPLSGPKDVVLDLEMVTVHTVINFRGSSVIRLTVFVSEFSY; encoded by the exons ATGATGACATCTGTGCCCGCATTTCCCAGGATGCTATTGCCTCTGCTCTTAGTACTGCTGTTGCACCACCATGGAGGACACGCGCAGCAG ACGTGCTCAGACGGTTTCCACGTCGATCGTCAGACCCGGCAGTGCATAG atATTGATGAATGCCGGACGATTCCCAATGCCTGCCGAGGCGAGATGCAATGTATCAATCAGAATGGAGGATATCTTTGCATCCCACGCTCCATGTTTTCCCAGACTTATCCAAGGCCAAATGCTCCCTCCTACCCTGGCATGACCTACCCAAATTCATACCCTCCACCCCCTGCTCCTGTCCCTGCACCCAGCTACCCCTCTTCTGGACAGCCTGTAATATGCCGCTTTGGATACACCCTGAGTGAAGGCAACGAGTGTGTAG ATATTGATGAGTGTGTAGCCAACAGCCACCAGTGCAACCCCACGCAGATCTGCATCAACACGGAGGGTGGCTACACCTGCTCCTGCACAGACGGCTACTGGCTGGTAGAGGGACAGTGCCTTG ATATTGATGAGTGCCGTTATGGGTACTGCCATCAGCTGTGTGCCAACATCCCTGGCTCCTACTCCTGCACCTGTAACCCTGGCTTCATTCTGAATCCTGATGGAAGGTCCTGTCAAG ATGTGGATGAATGTGAGGGAGAAAATTCCTGTGAGCATGGGTGCATGAACACGTATGGCTCCTTCATCTGTCGCTGTAATGCCGGCTTTGAGCTGGGATCAGATGGTTTGACGTGCACTG atCTTGATGAATGCAGTTACTCAAACCTACTGTGCCAGCATCAGTGTGTCAACCAACCTGGATCATTCTTCTGCATCTGTCCACCTGGATACACCATCATGGCAGATGGGACAACATGCCAAG ACATTAACGAGTGTGAGACGGGCAATGCCACATGTACGCGGACACAGGAGTGCTTCAACTATCAGGGGGGCTACAAGTGTCTGGATCCAGTCAGATGTGAAGAGCCATACATTCTGTTTGGGGAAAA CCGTTGCATGTGTCAATCAGAAAATCCTGGCTGCAGGGATAAGCCCTTCACCGTGCTctacaagttcatggacatcgcTGGCGGCCGCACCGTTCCCCTTGATGTGTTCCAGATGCAGGCGACCACCCGCTACCCTGGAGTCTACTTCATCTTCCAGATCAAGTCAGGGAATGAAGGACGCGAGTTTTACATGAGA CAAACAGGTCCTTACAGTGCCACATTGGTGCTTACGCGCCCACTCAGCGGGCCAAAAGATGTTGTTCTGGACCTGGAAATGGTCACGGTCCACACAGTCATCAACTTTAGGGGGAGCTCTGTCATCAGGCTAACGGTATTCGTCTCAGAATTCTCCTACTAA